A window of Cryptomeria japonica chromosome 3, Sugi_1.0, whole genome shotgun sequence contains these coding sequences:
- the LOC131080019 gene encoding transcription factor bHLH130 isoform X6 → MPGYPDQKITRTIGLESSCVPETGGSLNMPMIGSSTDNQAGSNSDDGSLVSGNARQGYVANFSVGSWDNAIMQSEKHAGKQSYSSFAARKHLKELDGKRILHGLQSTDAQKVETENWDASALINHPGNLPRSTSAELAMEELLQDSVPCKVRAKRGCATHPRSIAERVRRTRISERMRKLQELVPNSDKQTTNIADMLDEAAEYVKALQKQVQELMEKQAKCTCIHRPDCTFKT, encoded by the exons ATGCCAG GTTATCCAGATCAAAAAATCACTAGAACCATAGGTTTAGAAAGCTCAT GTGTACCTGAAACTGGTGGCAGTCTGAACATGCCTATGATTGGCTCTTCCACTGACAATCAAGCAGGGAGCAATTCTGATGATGGTAGTTTAGTCAGTGGGAATGCACGACAAGGATATGTTGCAAATTTTTCAGTTGGGTCATGGGATAATGCAATAATGCAATCTGAAAAACATGCTGGCAAGCAAAGTTATTCAAGTTTTGCTGCAAGAAAGCATTTGAAAGAATTGGATGGGAAAAGAATACTACATGGTCTGCAAAGCACAGATGCCCAG AAAGTAGAGACAGAAAATTGGGATGCATCTGCATTAATCAATCACCCAGGGAATTTGCCAAGATCTACATCTGCTGAACTTGCAATGGAAGAACTACTTCAGGATTCTGTTCCCTGCAAGGTTCGTGCAAAGCGAGGTTGTGCAACACACCCACGAAGCATTGCAGAGAGA GTGCGAAGAACACGAATCAGTGAACGGATGAGGAAATTGCAGGAACTTGTGCCAAACAGTGACAAG CAAACTACAAATATTGCTGACATGTTAGATGAGGCCGCTGAATATGTGAAGGCCCTTCAGAAACAGGTTCAG GAGCTTATGGAAAAGCAAGCCAAGTGCACATGCATACATAGACCAGATTGTACATTCAAAACATAA
- the LOC131080019 gene encoding transcription factor bHLH130 isoform X2: protein MDSDKMPPIQQGRSNLDFITFDYKPSICNVAHVDVMASMETGLSNNFQGSSGLMRYHSAPSSYFSSLEEEENNNIISQYFSNDSSLPSQSNLKTMQQRQSSVSTSPLGENEPAKQCGECNEYLKESTHQLPSLKRSAGHDVKENLGKHHHLVAILENVPDVSHDSFGTSQMSLMSQAQNSHPVGQQISTYQTNSVSCEPLGGMTNASSSLAKSTLVRHSSSPVGLLPRIVSEAQGYPDQKITRTIGLESSCGYIFPPNRFQSKFSCLRQNSSPPGLLSHLCMAVGVPETGGSLNMPMIGSSTDNQAGSNSDDGSLVSGNARQGYVANFSVGSWDNAIMQSEKHAGKQSYSSFAARKHLKELDGKRILHGLQSTDAQKVETENWDASALINHPGNLPRSTSAELAMEELLQDSVPCKVRAKRGCATHPRSIAERVRRTRISERMRKLQELVPNSDKQTTNIADMLDEAAEYVKALQKQVQELMEKQAKCTCIHRPDCTFKT from the exons ATGGATTCAGATAAGATGCCTCCAATTCAGCAGGGCAGAAGTAATCTGGATTTTATAACATTTGATTATAAGCCATCAATTTGCAATGTAGCCCATGTTGATGTTATGGCATCAATGGAAACAGGCTTGTCAAACAATTTCCAGGGCTCATCGGGATTGATGCGTTATCATTCTGCACCAAGTTCATATTTCTCAAGTCTAGAAGAAGAGGAAAACAATAATATCATATCACAGTATTTCTCTAATGATTCTTCCCTTCCATCGCAATCTAATTTAAAAACAATGCAGCAACGTCAATCTAGTGTATCAACCTCTCCTCTTGGGGAGAACGAGCCAGCAAAGCAATGTGGAGAATGcaatgaatatttgaaagagagtaCACATCAGCTTCCTTCCCTTAAGAGAAGTGCAGGACATGATGTTAAGGAGAATTTGGGCAAGCATCATCATCTTGTTGCAATCCTTGAGAATGTACCTGATGTATCCCATGATAGTTTTGGCACCTCTCAGATGTCATTGATGAGCCAAGCTCAAAATTCTCATCCAGTTGGACAGCAGATAAGCACATACCAAACAAACTCAGTTTCCTGTGAGCCACTGGGAGGAATGACTAATGCATCCTCCTCATTAGCCAAGAGTACACTTGTTCGACATAGTAGCTCACCAGTGGGACTACTACCGAGAATAGTTTCTGAGGCCCAAG GTTATCCAGATCAAAAAATCACTAGAACCATAGGTTTAGAAAGCTCATGTGGGTATATCTTCCCTCCAAACAGGTTTCAAAGTAAATTCAGTTGTTTGCGGCAGAATAGTTCACCTCCTGGGCTGTTATCCCATCTTTGCATGGCTGTAGGTGTACCTGAAACTGGTGGCAGTCTGAACATGCCTATGATTGGCTCTTCCACTGACAATCAAGCAGGGAGCAATTCTGATGATGGTAGTTTAGTCAGTGGGAATGCACGACAAGGATATGTTGCAAATTTTTCAGTTGGGTCATGGGATAATGCAATAATGCAATCTGAAAAACATGCTGGCAAGCAAAGTTATTCAAGTTTTGCTGCAAGAAAGCATTTGAAAGAATTGGATGGGAAAAGAATACTACATGGTCTGCAAAGCACAGATGCCCAG AAAGTAGAGACAGAAAATTGGGATGCATCTGCATTAATCAATCACCCAGGGAATTTGCCAAGATCTACATCTGCTGAACTTGCAATGGAAGAACTACTTCAGGATTCTGTTCCCTGCAAGGTTCGTGCAAAGCGAGGTTGTGCAACACACCCACGAAGCATTGCAGAGAGA GTGCGAAGAACACGAATCAGTGAACGGATGAGGAAATTGCAGGAACTTGTGCCAAACAGTGACAAG CAAACTACAAATATTGCTGACATGTTAGATGAGGCCGCTGAATATGTGAAGGCCCTTCAGAAACAGGTTCAG GAGCTTATGGAAAAGCAAGCCAAGTGCACATGCATACATAGACCAGATTGTACATTCAAAACATAA
- the LOC131080019 gene encoding transcription factor bHLH81 isoform X4, which produces MDSDKMPPIQQGRSNLDFITFDYKPSICNVAHVDVMASMETGLSNNFQGSSGLMRYHSAPSSYFSSLEEEENNNIISQYFSNDSSLPSQSNLKTMQQRQSSVSTSPLGENEPAKQCGECNEYLKESTHQLPSLKRSAGHDVKENLGKHHHLVAILENVPDVSHDSFGTSQMSLMSQAQNSHPVGQQISTYQTNSVSCEPLGGMTNASSSLAKSTLVRHSSSPVGLLPRIVSEAQGYPDQKITRTIGLESSCVPETGGSLNMPMIGSSTDNQAGSNSDDGSLVSGNARQGYVANFSVGSWDNAIMQSEKHAGKQSYSSFAARKHLKELDGKRILHGLQSTDAQKVETENWDASALINHPGNLPRSTSAELAMEELLQDSVPCKVRAKRGCATHPRSIAERVRRTRISERMRKLQELVPNSDKQTTNIADMLDEAAEYVKALQKQVQELMEKQAKCTCIHRPDCTFKT; this is translated from the exons ATGGATTCAGATAAGATGCCTCCAATTCAGCAGGGCAGAAGTAATCTGGATTTTATAACATTTGATTATAAGCCATCAATTTGCAATGTAGCCCATGTTGATGTTATGGCATCAATGGAAACAGGCTTGTCAAACAATTTCCAGGGCTCATCGGGATTGATGCGTTATCATTCTGCACCAAGTTCATATTTCTCAAGTCTAGAAGAAGAGGAAAACAATAATATCATATCACAGTATTTCTCTAATGATTCTTCCCTTCCATCGCAATCTAATTTAAAAACAATGCAGCAACGTCAATCTAGTGTATCAACCTCTCCTCTTGGGGAGAACGAGCCAGCAAAGCAATGTGGAGAATGcaatgaatatttgaaagagagtaCACATCAGCTTCCTTCCCTTAAGAGAAGTGCAGGACATGATGTTAAGGAGAATTTGGGCAAGCATCATCATCTTGTTGCAATCCTTGAGAATGTACCTGATGTATCCCATGATAGTTTTGGCACCTCTCAGATGTCATTGATGAGCCAAGCTCAAAATTCTCATCCAGTTGGACAGCAGATAAGCACATACCAAACAAACTCAGTTTCCTGTGAGCCACTGGGAGGAATGACTAATGCATCCTCCTCATTAGCCAAGAGTACACTTGTTCGACATAGTAGCTCACCAGTGGGACTACTACCGAGAATAGTTTCTGAGGCCCAAG GTTATCCAGATCAAAAAATCACTAGAACCATAGGTTTAGAAAGCTCAT GTGTACCTGAAACTGGTGGCAGTCTGAACATGCCTATGATTGGCTCTTCCACTGACAATCAAGCAGGGAGCAATTCTGATGATGGTAGTTTAGTCAGTGGGAATGCACGACAAGGATATGTTGCAAATTTTTCAGTTGGGTCATGGGATAATGCAATAATGCAATCTGAAAAACATGCTGGCAAGCAAAGTTATTCAAGTTTTGCTGCAAGAAAGCATTTGAAAGAATTGGATGGGAAAAGAATACTACATGGTCTGCAAAGCACAGATGCCCAG AAAGTAGAGACAGAAAATTGGGATGCATCTGCATTAATCAATCACCCAGGGAATTTGCCAAGATCTACATCTGCTGAACTTGCAATGGAAGAACTACTTCAGGATTCTGTTCCCTGCAAGGTTCGTGCAAAGCGAGGTTGTGCAACACACCCACGAAGCATTGCAGAGAGA GTGCGAAGAACACGAATCAGTGAACGGATGAGGAAATTGCAGGAACTTGTGCCAAACAGTGACAAG CAAACTACAAATATTGCTGACATGTTAGATGAGGCCGCTGAATATGTGAAGGCCCTTCAGAAACAGGTTCAG GAGCTTATGGAAAAGCAAGCCAAGTGCACATGCATACATAGACCAGATTGTACATTCAAAACATAA
- the LOC131080019 gene encoding transcription factor bHLH81 isoform X3 produces MDSDKMPPIQQGRSNLDFITFDYKPSICNVAHVDVMASMETGLSNNFQGSSGLMRYHSAPSSYFSSLEEEENNNIISQYFSNDSSLPSQSNLKTMQQRQSSVSTSPLGENEPAKQCGECNEYLKESTHQLPSLKRSAGHDVKENLGKHHHLVAILENVPDVSHDSFGTSQMSLMSQAQNSHPVGQQISTYQTNSVSCEPLGGMTNASSSLAKSTLVRHSSSPVGLLPRIVSEAQGSFESGYPDQKITRTIGLESSCVPETGGSLNMPMIGSSTDNQAGSNSDDGSLVSGNARQGYVANFSVGSWDNAIMQSEKHAGKQSYSSFAARKHLKELDGKRILHGLQSTDAQKVETENWDASALINHPGNLPRSTSAELAMEELLQDSVPCKVRAKRGCATHPRSIAERVRRTRISERMRKLQELVPNSDKQTTNIADMLDEAAEYVKALQKQVQELMEKQAKCTCIHRPDCTFKT; encoded by the exons ATGGATTCAGATAAGATGCCTCCAATTCAGCAGGGCAGAAGTAATCTGGATTTTATAACATTTGATTATAAGCCATCAATTTGCAATGTAGCCCATGTTGATGTTATGGCATCAATGGAAACAGGCTTGTCAAACAATTTCCAGGGCTCATCGGGATTGATGCGTTATCATTCTGCACCAAGTTCATATTTCTCAAGTCTAGAAGAAGAGGAAAACAATAATATCATATCACAGTATTTCTCTAATGATTCTTCCCTTCCATCGCAATCTAATTTAAAAACAATGCAGCAACGTCAATCTAGTGTATCAACCTCTCCTCTTGGGGAGAACGAGCCAGCAAAGCAATGTGGAGAATGcaatgaatatttgaaagagagtaCACATCAGCTTCCTTCCCTTAAGAGAAGTGCAGGACATGATGTTAAGGAGAATTTGGGCAAGCATCATCATCTTGTTGCAATCCTTGAGAATGTACCTGATGTATCCCATGATAGTTTTGGCACCTCTCAGATGTCATTGATGAGCCAAGCTCAAAATTCTCATCCAGTTGGACAGCAGATAAGCACATACCAAACAAACTCAGTTTCCTGTGAGCCACTGGGAGGAATGACTAATGCATCCTCCTCATTAGCCAAGAGTACACTTGTTCGACATAGTAGCTCACCAGTGGGACTACTACCGAGAATAGTTTCTGAGGCCCAAGGTTCCTTTGAAAGTG GTTATCCAGATCAAAAAATCACTAGAACCATAGGTTTAGAAAGCTCAT GTGTACCTGAAACTGGTGGCAGTCTGAACATGCCTATGATTGGCTCTTCCACTGACAATCAAGCAGGGAGCAATTCTGATGATGGTAGTTTAGTCAGTGGGAATGCACGACAAGGATATGTTGCAAATTTTTCAGTTGGGTCATGGGATAATGCAATAATGCAATCTGAAAAACATGCTGGCAAGCAAAGTTATTCAAGTTTTGCTGCAAGAAAGCATTTGAAAGAATTGGATGGGAAAAGAATACTACATGGTCTGCAAAGCACAGATGCCCAG AAAGTAGAGACAGAAAATTGGGATGCATCTGCATTAATCAATCACCCAGGGAATTTGCCAAGATCTACATCTGCTGAACTTGCAATGGAAGAACTACTTCAGGATTCTGTTCCCTGCAAGGTTCGTGCAAAGCGAGGTTGTGCAACACACCCACGAAGCATTGCAGAGAGA GTGCGAAGAACACGAATCAGTGAACGGATGAGGAAATTGCAGGAACTTGTGCCAAACAGTGACAAG CAAACTACAAATATTGCTGACATGTTAGATGAGGCCGCTGAATATGTGAAGGCCCTTCAGAAACAGGTTCAG GAGCTTATGGAAAAGCAAGCCAAGTGCACATGCATACATAGACCAGATTGTACATTCAAAACATAA
- the LOC131080019 gene encoding transcription factor bHLH130 isoform X1 has translation MDSDKMPPIQQGRSNLDFITFDYKPSICNVAHVDVMASMETGLSNNFQGSSGLMRYHSAPSSYFSSLEEEENNNIISQYFSNDSSLPSQSNLKTMQQRQSSVSTSPLGENEPAKQCGECNEYLKESTHQLPSLKRSAGHDVKENLGKHHHLVAILENVPDVSHDSFGTSQMSLMSQAQNSHPVGQQISTYQTNSVSCEPLGGMTNASSSLAKSTLVRHSSSPVGLLPRIVSEAQGSFESGYPDQKITRTIGLESSCGYIFPPNRFQSKFSCLRQNSSPPGLLSHLCMAVGVPETGGSLNMPMIGSSTDNQAGSNSDDGSLVSGNARQGYVANFSVGSWDNAIMQSEKHAGKQSYSSFAARKHLKELDGKRILHGLQSTDAQKVETENWDASALINHPGNLPRSTSAELAMEELLQDSVPCKVRAKRGCATHPRSIAERVRRTRISERMRKLQELVPNSDKQTTNIADMLDEAAEYVKALQKQVQELMEKQAKCTCIHRPDCTFKT, from the exons ATGGATTCAGATAAGATGCCTCCAATTCAGCAGGGCAGAAGTAATCTGGATTTTATAACATTTGATTATAAGCCATCAATTTGCAATGTAGCCCATGTTGATGTTATGGCATCAATGGAAACAGGCTTGTCAAACAATTTCCAGGGCTCATCGGGATTGATGCGTTATCATTCTGCACCAAGTTCATATTTCTCAAGTCTAGAAGAAGAGGAAAACAATAATATCATATCACAGTATTTCTCTAATGATTCTTCCCTTCCATCGCAATCTAATTTAAAAACAATGCAGCAACGTCAATCTAGTGTATCAACCTCTCCTCTTGGGGAGAACGAGCCAGCAAAGCAATGTGGAGAATGcaatgaatatttgaaagagagtaCACATCAGCTTCCTTCCCTTAAGAGAAGTGCAGGACATGATGTTAAGGAGAATTTGGGCAAGCATCATCATCTTGTTGCAATCCTTGAGAATGTACCTGATGTATCCCATGATAGTTTTGGCACCTCTCAGATGTCATTGATGAGCCAAGCTCAAAATTCTCATCCAGTTGGACAGCAGATAAGCACATACCAAACAAACTCAGTTTCCTGTGAGCCACTGGGAGGAATGACTAATGCATCCTCCTCATTAGCCAAGAGTACACTTGTTCGACATAGTAGCTCACCAGTGGGACTACTACCGAGAATAGTTTCTGAGGCCCAAGGTTCCTTTGAAAGTG GTTATCCAGATCAAAAAATCACTAGAACCATAGGTTTAGAAAGCTCATGTGGGTATATCTTCCCTCCAAACAGGTTTCAAAGTAAATTCAGTTGTTTGCGGCAGAATAGTTCACCTCCTGGGCTGTTATCCCATCTTTGCATGGCTGTAGGTGTACCTGAAACTGGTGGCAGTCTGAACATGCCTATGATTGGCTCTTCCACTGACAATCAAGCAGGGAGCAATTCTGATGATGGTAGTTTAGTCAGTGGGAATGCACGACAAGGATATGTTGCAAATTTTTCAGTTGGGTCATGGGATAATGCAATAATGCAATCTGAAAAACATGCTGGCAAGCAAAGTTATTCAAGTTTTGCTGCAAGAAAGCATTTGAAAGAATTGGATGGGAAAAGAATACTACATGGTCTGCAAAGCACAGATGCCCAG AAAGTAGAGACAGAAAATTGGGATGCATCTGCATTAATCAATCACCCAGGGAATTTGCCAAGATCTACATCTGCTGAACTTGCAATGGAAGAACTACTTCAGGATTCTGTTCCCTGCAAGGTTCGTGCAAAGCGAGGTTGTGCAACACACCCACGAAGCATTGCAGAGAGA GTGCGAAGAACACGAATCAGTGAACGGATGAGGAAATTGCAGGAACTTGTGCCAAACAGTGACAAG CAAACTACAAATATTGCTGACATGTTAGATGAGGCCGCTGAATATGTGAAGGCCCTTCAGAAACAGGTTCAG GAGCTTATGGAAAAGCAAGCCAAGTGCACATGCATACATAGACCAGATTGTACATTCAAAACATAA
- the LOC131080019 gene encoding uncharacterized protein LOC131080019 isoform X5 — protein MDSDKMPPIQQGRSNLDFITFDYKPSICNVAHVDVMASMETGLSNNFQGSSGLMRYHSAPSSYFSSLEEEENNNIISQYFSNDSSLPSQSNLKTMQQRQSSVSTSPLGENEPAKQCGECNEYLKESTHQLPSLKRSAGHDVKENLGKHHHLVAILENVPDVSHDSFGTSQMSLMSQAQNSHPVGQQISTYQTNSVSCEPLGGMTNASSSLAKSTLVRHSSSPVGLLPRIVSEAQGSFESGYPDQKITRTIGLESSCGYIFPPNRFQSKFSCLRQNSSPPGLLSHLCMAVGVPETGGSLNMPMIGSSTDNQAGSNSDDGSLVSGNARQGYVANFSVGSWDNAIMQSEKHAGKQSYSSFAARKHLKELDGKRILHGLQSTDAQ, from the exons ATGGATTCAGATAAGATGCCTCCAATTCAGCAGGGCAGAAGTAATCTGGATTTTATAACATTTGATTATAAGCCATCAATTTGCAATGTAGCCCATGTTGATGTTATGGCATCAATGGAAACAGGCTTGTCAAACAATTTCCAGGGCTCATCGGGATTGATGCGTTATCATTCTGCACCAAGTTCATATTTCTCAAGTCTAGAAGAAGAGGAAAACAATAATATCATATCACAGTATTTCTCTAATGATTCTTCCCTTCCATCGCAATCTAATTTAAAAACAATGCAGCAACGTCAATCTAGTGTATCAACCTCTCCTCTTGGGGAGAACGAGCCAGCAAAGCAATGTGGAGAATGcaatgaatatttgaaagagagtaCACATCAGCTTCCTTCCCTTAAGAGAAGTGCAGGACATGATGTTAAGGAGAATTTGGGCAAGCATCATCATCTTGTTGCAATCCTTGAGAATGTACCTGATGTATCCCATGATAGTTTTGGCACCTCTCAGATGTCATTGATGAGCCAAGCTCAAAATTCTCATCCAGTTGGACAGCAGATAAGCACATACCAAACAAACTCAGTTTCCTGTGAGCCACTGGGAGGAATGACTAATGCATCCTCCTCATTAGCCAAGAGTACACTTGTTCGACATAGTAGCTCACCAGTGGGACTACTACCGAGAATAGTTTCTGAGGCCCAAGGTTCCTTTGAAAGTG GTTATCCAGATCAAAAAATCACTAGAACCATAGGTTTAGAAAGCTCATGTGGGTATATCTTCCCTCCAAACAGGTTTCAAAGTAAATTCAGTTGTTTGCGGCAGAATAGTTCACCTCCTGGGCTGTTATCCCATCTTTGCATGGCTGTAGGTGTACCTGAAACTGGTGGCAGTCTGAACATGCCTATGATTGGCTCTTCCACTGACAATCAAGCAGGGAGCAATTCTGATGATGGTAGTTTAGTCAGTGGGAATGCACGACAAGGATATGTTGCAAATTTTTCAGTTGGGTCATGGGATAATGCAATAATGCAATCTGAAAAACATGCTGGCAAGCAAAGTTATTCAAGTTTTGCTGCAAGAAAGCATTTGAAAGAATTGGATGGGAAAAGAATACTACATGGTCTGCAAAGCACAGATGCCCAG TAG